The Apodemus sylvaticus chromosome 5, mApoSyl1.1, whole genome shotgun sequence genome has a segment encoding these proteins:
- the LOC127685665 gene encoding LOW QUALITY PROTEIN: 60S ribosomal protein L23a-like (The sequence of the model RefSeq protein was modified relative to this genomic sequence to represent the inferred CDS: inserted 2 bases in 1 codon; substituted 1 base at 1 genomic stop codon), which yields MVPKMKKEAPALPKAEAKAKTLKAEKAVLKGVHSQKKKIRTSPTFQRPKTLQFWRQTKYSRKXAPRRNXLDHYSIIKFPLTTQSAMKKIEDNTLVLIVDVKANQHQIKQAVKKLFDIDVANREKKARVHLAPDYDALDVANKTGII from the exons ATGGTGCCAAAAATGAAGAAGGAAGCTCCTGCCCTTCCCAAAGCCGAAGCCAAGGCAAAGACCTTGAAAGCTGAGAAGGCAGTGCTGAAAGGCGTCCACAGCCAGAAAAAGAAGATCAGAACGTCACCCACTTTCCAGCGGCCCAAGACCCTGCAGTTCTGGAGGCAGACAAAATATTCTCGAAA TGCACCCAGGAGAAACTAGCTTGACCACTATTCTATCATCAAATTCCCCCTGACCACCCAGTCAGCCATGAAGAAGATAGAGGACAACACCCTTGTGCTCATTGTGGATGTCAAAGCCAACCAGCACCAGATCAAACAGGCCGTGAAGAAACTCTTTGACATTGATGTGGCCAACAGAGAGAAGAAGGCGCGTGTTCACTTGGCTCCTGATTATGATGCTCTAGATGTTGCCAACAAGACTGGCATCATCTGA